From one Amaranthus tricolor cultivar Red isolate AtriRed21 chromosome 17, ASM2621246v1, whole genome shotgun sequence genomic stretch:
- the LOC130804146 gene encoding uncharacterized protein LOC130804146 yields MPILGVPICVECGTRSNPCRCKIVGPTLAFVAFAVSAVVEWPIGVLVYPFKHRKGKKIMGHPATVVYPSVSNAIPI; encoded by the coding sequence ATGCCGATATTGGGAGTTCCAATATGTGTGGAGTGTGGGACCAGGAGTAACCCATGTAGGTGTAAAATAGTGGGTCCCACACTAGCTTTTGTGGCGTTCGCGGTGTCGGCGGTGGTGGAGTGGCCTATAGGAGTCTTGGTTTATCCATTTAAGCATaggaaaggaaagaaaataaTGGGTCATCCTGCTACTGTGGTTTATCCTTCTGTTAGTAATGCTATTCCCATTTGA